The Sciurus carolinensis chromosome X, mSciCar1.2, whole genome shotgun sequence DNA segment AAGGCCAGTGCAGCTCCACCTCCTGTGATCTCCTCTCATCTAATGGCCCAGCTCTGTCCCCACAGGTGTACCCTTGTGCCAAGTCTGCCAAGTCCCGCGTGGAGgggaaaagggttaactgccagaggaggatgttggtggtttttctataTATTACTCAAAAAACTTTTCTACTCAATCAACACACAAGAGCCAGTACTCTTTATCAGAGGGGGCGTGACGGGTCTGGCCagaccagctctggcctcttacaaggACAActcgcccaactctcttttatttagacACACAGGAACAGTgggcaaggaccaggaggagcttcttctgtgatggacaggatagggtggagttagggaagccattctcttagggggaaagttccagaaggagacagggaaccacttgcacacagtgccacatgcttcccggcagttcctagaagccaggcctctgtgtcccatggctcaacctagtctgattccaCTAAATAAGTACAGCTTCCCACACCCTTGGGTGCATGTGCTTTGGTCTCCCCAGATCCAGCAGCTGTGCACATGCAGGGAGGGACATTGGATCCTGGGTGCAtgtgcccccaccccagcctaACCTCAGTCAGAACCATTTGGAAAGTGCTACCAAGTGGGAGCCAAATGCCTATTGTCCTGAAGCCTTGGGGCGGGCAGTGCTGAAATTACTGGCCAGGCTTTTGAGGAGAGATCCCAGAGCCCAGGCAGATCCCAGAGCCAGCCATCACACACTCCAGAGTTAACAGTGGCCAGACTTGTCCTCAGAGGAGGCAAAGCAGTGTCCGGGAACAGCTTGGGCCTGAGTATCCTAAAGATAAGGGCTTTGGGCTTAAGCCTCCTGCCTCTGACCATTTACCCTTCTGGGGACCACAAGCAGTCCTCACCTGCACAGCAAAGATGCTCCAGAGTCAGCTGGGGTGTCCTGCGGTTGAGGAGGCTTCTCAGCTTGGAGTAGCGGAAACCACTCTGGCCAGAGAGTCCTGGCTTCAGGGCTTGGTCTCTGCTCTTCTGTCATGCAGCTCTGCGACCCCCGACAGGCACCTTCCTCTctgtgggtctcagtttccttatctagaCAACGAAGAGCCTAGGCCAGATGATCTCGAGGGACCCATTAGCTTCCAAGTTTCTGTCGTCTCCAGCAAAAGGAGACACCACATTCCTTGGTAAATGGTTCCTGGTCCTAATGACCTTTCCTGCCAGGAGGGTCTTCCTGCCTATTTCCTCCTGTCTCTCACCCCCGTTTCCTCTCGCTAAGGCCTGAGTATATTGATCTTCCCAGAAGTGCCTGAGTGAGTGACAGGCATTTTCATCACCACAACTCAAGGCACTGTGGGAGAGTGAGGTCTGCACCCTCGAGTCCCTGCTCTTGATCCCGAGGTTCAGGAGGCAGCAGTGTCCAGGCAAAGCATAGATGGGCCATCATGGAACAGGTGGCTCCTTGCCCTGCATTAGCCCTGCTCCCCATCTTCCAGACAAGGAACTAGGAACTGCTGGAGGTGGCACAGAGCTGAGACAGGGGAACCTGGGGTACATGAGGGGTGGACACTCACCCCCTCAGCGGGGATTTTTCCTGGGTAGCATGGAGACTGTGAAATGGAGAGCCAGTCACCTAGGAGAGAACAGTTGGGGTGTGAACTAAAACCAGTCTGTGGTCCCTACACTCAGGAGCTCCTGAGTCCTCCTGGGGGAGGACAAGACACATGCTtgcatgtgcacacacgtgcatgcacatAGCAGGAAAGAGGTCAGGTGCCCGAGCTGGGACTCAAACTTGACCACCCCACCCGAGAACCACTGAGTCTCCAGGCAGCTTCATTATTCATCCAATAGTGGCTGAGTCATTGGGCACTTTACAGTGAACAGGAGACACATGTCCCCCCCCACCACCTGGAGCCTGCAGCCTAGCTAGAGAGGCAATCCAACCCAGATTGACCCCAGACTGAAGTAAGCCAGGAGACAGTGGGAACCCAGAAGATCCCATCTCAGGGGCTCATGGGCATTCCTGTGCTGCAGACACTGCCCTGGCTGTGCCCATTTCTGGAGAAGTCAGCTCTGGTTGGTCAAGGAAGGTAGCCCTGGAGAGCAGTTGGTCTCTCCTCTCCAGGTTAGACAAGGAAAGCCAAGGTTGTGCCTGACCTTCAGGTACTTTTTGTCATGTTGGCAAGAATTGTGCCACTTCTGGGACTTGGGGCAGAGGTGAGGCTCCCCTTATTTAGACCAGATGTTCTCCAAGTAGCAGGTTGGGATCCCAGTGCTCACTATGGAGGTTTCAGCAACCTTTTCAAGCAGAAACTAcatgtaaatttcttttctcttcttttcttcagtgctggggatcaaacccagagccctgcccatgctaggcaagtgctcaacaactgagccatatccccaaccccagaagTGGCATGGAAACTGGGCACTCTTTCTCTTGCTGGCTGTCATGATGTGAAGTGTGTTCTCTGGGGCCTCAAAACATGGCACAAGTTCAATTGTTCTGcaaagagttttcttttctttctctactaaTACAAAAAGGCCAAAATGTTTCCTTCCTCAAACTTGTATCTGTGATATAGTGTATATTGTCCTTGACAGTTAACATGTCAGCAATATTTGGGCAGCTTCTGGGGTTTGGAGGAGAGAGATGAGATTCCCTTTCTTTAGGCCAGAGGTTCTCCAAGTAACAAGATGGGACCCCAGAGTTCACTGTGGATGTTTCAGTGATCTTTCATAACAGAAActgcatacatatttattttttccacttcccttttctccttccttccttatttccttccttcttttttcagtgctggagatcaaactcaggaccttgcccATGCtagaatgctaggcaagcactctaccattgagctaatcccataatttataattcagtttgagacagggtttcaccgaactgctgagggtctcactaaattgctacgGCTGGCTACAAtctggtgatcctcttgcctcatccttctgagttacttggattacaggtatgtgccacctcaCCAGACTTGACTCCTTTTCTGTGGGCCAGGGGTTCTCCAAGTGGCAGGTTAGAATCCCAAAGCTCACTGTGGAGGCTTCAGATGCTTTTCCAAGCAGAAGTGTGGAAGtgtcatgtttattttcttttccactgctgggggtcaaaccagggctttgcgcatgctaggcaagcactcttccactgggctacactcccagtcccagAAGTTGCATGTAAACTGGGCATCCTTTCTCTCATTGATTCATGACATAAAGTGTGTTCTTAGGGGTCTCAAACATGGCCCAAGTTCAATGGTtctgaaaagttttcttttctttttatgctgATGCAGCAGAGCAAAATTTTTCCTTCCTCAAACTTGTATCTGTGATGTAGTGTACATTGTCCTTTTAATTGCCATAAAGGTGCCTGAGCAAGGTGCTCATTTTGTCCATTACTGCTGCTCTTCTCCTATGTATCGTAGGGACCAGGGGATGATACTAGAAGCAATAGTGAACACATGGGAAAATGTCCTGTGGACTTTGCATTCTGAGCTCAGTGACATACAGATGTGTTTAAGTGAAACTTTCAAGGAAAAACTAAGGAAATTCCTACTTAAGCTGTCTGGTCATTCCCATTGTTTGTTTCTGAATCTTGTTTTTGAGGCTGATTTGTAAATACTGAGCTGCTGAGGAGCTGTGTATTTTCTTAGACAAGAAAAGAAtgggagctggagttgtggcttggtggtagagtgcctgcctggcatgtgtgaggccctgggttcaatgctcaccaccacatataagtaaatgaaataaaaaatccattgacaactaaaaatatttttaaaaaaggaaagaaaagaataggcCCTCTGGTTCCTAGCATGTCCTCTACCTGCTCCCCATCAGCCTAGAAGCATTCTGTCTTTGCTGCTGGCAGTGGTAAAAGCTCTATGTTCTTGGAAAACAGTGGTTGTCAAGAATTTTGGGTCCTGGGTTCACCTCCCTTTTCTCTTCAGTGCCAAGCCCCACCCCACCAGACCTTGAATAAGGAGAAAGCTGAAGCAGGGTAGTATACGGCCTCTTCATCCTCAAAGCTGGGAGCTGAGGACTAGAGAACATAGGGCACTTGCCCTTATTTCAGGGACCTGAAAGCTAGAAACCCCCATTTTACAGTTATTCGTAAATTAAAACTGTGCTTGTTGCAAGGTTATATTCTAGAATAGCATGCATAATTCATGATGAATCTCAAAGTGTAATTCTCAGCCTACCCTTTGCATTCTGTTTGCTTTGTTTCATAGTTGGGCAAAGTGAGTTCTAGGAAAGGGAGTTCATTTGCTCCAAGTTCCACAGCTTTCAATTATAAAGAACTCCAACtcaggctttctttctttttttccccccctaatcacaagttctggggattgaatgcagggactCACTTGTTCTGGGCAAatgcttgaccactgaactacatctttaGCCCAGGTTTTCTTAATAATACGTAAACCTTTATAGATAGAATGACTGGATGTCCCAGTTTGTGACAGTTGTTCCATTCTAATTGTTAAAATTCCATCTTAAATGTGACATGGTTTGGATGATAAATTATGTTTCTCCTATTAATGtgccattcatttttcttcatatacatttttatatagtcCTTACAATAATCCTGTAATGTAATTATAATTCCCCTTAATTTTGCACAGTAGGAGAATGGGTTCTGAGGGGTTAGGTTATATGCTTGAAAGGATATAGAAGGCAACAACTAGCTAACTTATAGATTTAGTTTGCAGAGCTTCAGTTAGGCACTGGATTGCCACACCATTCTTTAGTGTCTGCAGACCAAACTCTCACTAGAGAGGTCAGGGAAATGCATAGAACAAGTTTCCTGGCCTCTACTTGTGCCCTGTTGGAGATGCAATGTACCTGGGCTTGGTGGGCAGCACAGACAGCAAACAGcttaggtgggtgggtgggggtcaGAGAACTACTATTTCTAGGCCTGGTGAAGAGCCTTTTTAGTGGCAGCTACTAACAACGGCACAGGCCAGTTGAGTGGGGAGGTTGGAGGGGTGCAGCTGTAGCCCCTGAGCAGATAGAGTAAGATGCAAGAACCCCATTCTGCTACTGCCATCTCTGGTGGGCCCCACGTCTGCTCCAGATCTGTTTGCTGTCAGTCCCTGGGAAATCCAATTTTGTAAAAGTGTCTCCCTCTAACTAGAGGAGAGTTCTGAGGGCTACTGAAGATATCCACTTCCCACCCTGCCATCTCATCTCCCATCTCATTTGTTGCCTTCTGTAGCATGGCACTTCAGGCAGCAAAAATTCATCCTGAACTAAGCCATATGCTTTTCTATTAAGCCCCAAACTCAAACCCATGATTAGTCTTTCatgtcaaatatttatttctgaaggAGTTTGTCTTGGCATGGAGGCCACCCCATCCAAAGAGCACATGTCTCGACAAACAACTTTTACTCCTCTTCACCTTGGTGCTTGCTAGCTTgttcaccccacccccaccctggccCCTGGGGAATGCCACCCATATAGAAGAATGCAACAGGCTGCAGTAGGAGCTGGGCAGCCTGGCTTATACTAACACTTGTTACTCCACTCAAACCTACCAGAGGGGCACCCTTCACCAGAGCCCAGACCAGCACCTGGCCTAGCACATGGAACGGCCCCTGAGATCTTCCAAGCGCCCAAGACTCAGGCCTGAGGGCAGAGCCTTAGCAACTCTCTTCAAAGTGTTCCTTCAAATTCCGCCTACCTTCCAAAGGCCCAGGGAAAATCTTAGGGTCCTATGTTCAAGCATTATCCAGGATGCAGGTACAGGCTTGAAACCTTACAGTTCTTCTCAGCTTTGTCCTTCCCCCTTCTCCAGATGAAGTCCTGTCTTGTTTAATATCTTGTCTTTTTGTAGTAGAAAAATACAGTATGGCACCAACAGATTGGTGACTTTGGTGATACATTTTCATCTCCTTGAGTCTTGGTTTCTCCACgtataaaatgaggaaattggTCTAGATGAGCACTAAGTGTCATTATTCTAAACTTTCATCTATTTGATTCTGTCTTGTCGCTCCTCCCAAGGCAGATCCTCAGACTGGGCTGCCTCTTACCTTCCTAAAAAAGTGACACCAGTCTCCTTGGCAGTGGCTTCTAGTCCTTCCTCCACACCTTTTAGTACACAATGACCACTGCTATCCtgtggatatggtttgagtgtatCCCCCAAATCTTCACATGTTggaatttaatccccattgtgaggtgGAAATTTAATCTGACTATAGTTGTACatgtggggcctttgggaggtgattaagaTCAGATAAAGTCATCAAGGTGGAGCACCCATGTTTGAATACTGGTGGCTTTATGAGAGAGAGACCAGAGGAGACATACAAGCAAATGGTGCACTCCCTATCTCTTGTCATGTGATGTCCTGTACTGCCTCAGGACTCTGCCATCAGCAAGGCCATTGCCAGAGACCTAACCAATGGGGCCCACCCAATCTTGGATTTTGAACCTCCAGAatagtgagccaaaataaacctcttttccttaaaacatatccagtctgtggtactgtgttattagcaacagaaaatggactaattcAACCACAGTCATCTTTTTTAAATTCCACTTGGACTTTGTGTAGGATATTCAGTCCCTGAAGATCCAAGTTCGTTTCCTGACCCTGTCATTCACAGATCTCCACATTTAAGAGTTGAAGAAAGACTCAGGACACATCCATTTTCTGAGGCTTTCTGGATGTTCTAACACgaagaaatgtcaaaatacagcattaaaagTTGTGgcactttttgaaatatttacagtTAACAACTACATATTCTAACATATATCACAGAAATACAATGCAATATATGCCATTCACAAAGTAATTACAGGATTAGTAAGATCTACACTGGAGCCCTTTTCTGAAGGAGAGTTCTAGCCAAATGGTCTTTCTGACCTCCTCTTCTGTTCTCCTTGGTCTCTACAAGGGACCCTGGCAATACTAGTTGATTCAATTCAGTACTTCCCAAACCAGGTAGTGTCCCCAGACTACCCAGGTGATGCAAAGGCAGATGGCGAAGCATGGACCATAGGCTGGCATTCAGCAACACTGGACAAACTCCCTTTAAGTTAGCCTCCTGCTTGGACTGGCCAGACCTTTTGGCTTGCATTGCTCCATAGCCACCGCATCCTTGAGCGCCAGGCCCAAATCCTGGCAGGTTCTTAGTGTTGGTTTCATGGCTGTGGACCAGGGTGGAAATGTGTTTACAACTCTGCCTGTGCTCCTGCCCTCACCCTGCCCCTCTCTGGGACCTCACAGAACCTCTACAGAAAGACACTCCAAGCCTTTAAAAAGACCCTGACATTACCTTCCCTCTACCTCTACcaaaattatatgatttttcaaacttttcttgTCCTCTCATTGCAGGCCCCTGACCTTTTTTCTCTTCAGCCCCCCCAATTTTATGTCAGCTCCATTTGTCCCTGCCAGGAGGCCTCTACGACCCAATTAAAAGGAGACTGGGAACAGACTGGGCTTCTTTTGTCTGATTTTCTTTAGAGCTACACTGCTTTCTTTGCTGCCCTGTGGGCACATGCATAGATATTCAAGTGAAACAAGCCCAGACTTGAGAATTAAGAACTTCGAGGAATTTCTCTGTTCCTGGTACAGTGGGGAGCCAGCATAAGCTGCTTGCCTTCTTTGTACCTTGGTTACTTGATCTACTGAGCAGGTATCataaaaaatgagattaaactCTGACCTTGCCAGAAGATGGCATGTTTACATTCCAAGGTCATAGTGACCATAGGGTGCCTGGAGTATAGTTACCATGGATGGGAAGGCTTGCCCTTGATAATGCAGTTGGGAATAAGggaaagaatattagaaaaggGATCAGAAAATTCAGTTAGGCCTATTTCTGGTACTAGTTTGCTTTAAGCAAGCCACTCAATCTCTTTGaccctaatttctttctttgcaaaaGAGAGTACACATAGCATATTATCTAAGAGTATGGACTTTAAAGTCAGGCAGACCTGCTTTGGAGTCTTCCCGTCTACCACTTCCTTGCTGTGTCACCCAGTCtaatgtgttagtcagatttccattACTGTAGGAAATGCCTGATACAGTTTGTAGAGGTTTATTTCGGTTCATAAATTTGGAGATTCCAGTCCATGATCcattgactccattgcttttgggcctgtagtgaggcagtGCATCACTGCAGGGAACATACGTCAAAGCAAAACCACATagccaggaagtgaaagagataaagaagaagaggaagggaccaggatccccctatccccttcaagggcatatcTTCAAGAGACCTGAAGACCTTCTACTAGGCCCCTCCTCTTAAAagttctaccacttcccaatattaaacatatttatttaaacacaTTGGGGACCAAAATTTAAACACATGGCCCTTGgaagacatttaagatccaaattgTAACATCTACTCATCAGTATCTCTTTGTCTGTTTATTTACTTGAGGGCAAGTAAATGAAACACCAATATTATCTACCTTATGaagttattttgagaattaaatgagataacataaCTAATCTGTGTAAAAATTTGACATGGTACCTGTCATTTAGTGAGTACTATATATGTGTTAACTATTACTACTACTGCTTCTACTActatgaagaaaaggaagatgtATAAGAAGACATTTGCTGGCCTAATTTACACATTTGCTCTGAGGatctaatgaaaaaaattctggaaaagggTTTAGAAGATAAAAGAACTCTGCAAATATAAGGTGGAATTACATTAAGACAGAGGTATTGGGTCTTACCATCGAGAGGTTTATCCTGAGTCTAGGGACTCTGTCTTACTCAGTCCTGGTGTGAGTGGCTGttgccttcccctcctcctaCCCATGCATCCTACGTTTGTGATGATTTTCTCCTCCTGACAGTGGAGGAAGGGATTAGAAACTTTGACCCCCATCCTTCTGCCAACTCTGCCACCTCCACCTTTACTGCAGAGGTACTTCTCGGACAAGTAGCCAGTGCTCAACCTAGGCCCAGACTTTACTTTGTGTTTGCCCTGCTGAAGGCCTGCTTCCACCTTACCAGTGATCatgtttcctctgccacatttcAAGTTTTAGGGTGTGCTGGAGCCCATGCAATTCTGTCAGAACCCACCACACTGACTAATCATTAACTTCTGCACACAAAAATACCCCGTTGCATAACAGTCATTTGATAACCTGGACCGGCTAAAGGAGGGGTGTATGTTTGAGGTAGCAGCCTCTGAGGAGTGACTGTCCTCATCTGCTTGCCTCAGGACAGAATTTAATTTCTACATGCAAGATCTCTTATGTTGCCTTAATCTTcacaaaacaaacatttaattGGTACTTTTTTAGggtccattttccagatgaggaaatggagagagaTATGAGGTAAAGTGTCTCAAGGTCAACTAGTAAATAAGTAGATTTTGTTGTTAAACTTATGTCTGAGCTAGGAGTGTGCCTCTGTGGTAGAGCGCATACTTAGCATGTGtaagggttcaatccccagcaccaaaaataaacaaaaaccaaacccatgtctctctgactccagagcctgaactcttaacattttaaaaagatgaacacAGCCCAGAACTCTCCTGTAGTGGTACAGCTTCCAGCCTGGTTTCAGGTTCCTGGTTCCAACTGGGGAGCAGGTTACAAACCACTGTAATATCCTGTAGCCTGAAGGGACTTTTGGTCTCTTTGCTCTttccctcagtttccccacctccTCAGAAATATTTAACAGAAAGGGGCAGTATACCCAGGAAAGGCATTTTAGATTGAAAAATGAGCTCTGCTCATatttttcctgttcctttttcctcttttcacctACTTCCACCCCTCTGCTATAATAAGGAtccaaggacctaggaattgtCGGCAAATGCCTTCTCAAAGGTAGAAACATGGCCTAATTGTCCTCTTGATATTTCTTCTGGGCTTTGATGCTTCATGAAATTATAGCAGCAGGCCCCTAACTGTGAAATCAATGTTAATGCTTGGCTCAGCACTGAGGATCAAAGCCATATTGATCCTGGCAGTCGAGGTTTCCTAGATTGATTAGATTGTCATCTTCCCCAGGCAGACTATCCCAGGTTTCCTTCCTAATACTGAACAATAAGCATGAGAAGAGTTGCTTCTGGAGACAGAGTGGTCACTTGTCTCCTTAGTGTAACTACTGGAAGCAGCTGCCCAAACTGGCTGCCTCTTTAGTCAAAAGTGTCCTCAAAGGTAAAGCTGGGGCCTGATCCAGGTACTGTCTCAGGGTAGAAAGGGGATTatcatttttgcatttgtttcttcttgtttGAGTTCTGTAAAGGCACTGGTGCTTATTGAAAGCAGAACTTAGAAAATTGGCCATCTGACCCATGATGCTTCTTCTCTGGTGGTTGGATAGATCATTGAAGCCGCCACATGTTTCCATGGAGGGTGTGGAGATTTGCTAACCTAGTAGGGAGCAGCTGGTGAGCTCTAGGCACCGTCGCCCAGGCCTAACTGCACACTCGCTCTTCTGGACCATGGGTTTGGTGTTCTTTTTCCCAATCTCACAGAACTCTGGTCAGTATAAGGCCTCTAGCTACCACCTAGAGGTTGCAAGAGAAAGATGCTAAAATGGCAAGGAGCCAGACAAGGGAGTAGACAAGGCATTGTGATGGAGGAGACCTGAGGCCTTGACCCTGCCCTGCCATGAACTAAGTCTGTGGGCCTTGTGTCATCATCTGTAAACAATAGAAAGATCATTGATCACCCTTTCTTAATGCCTGTAGATTCCTAGTGATTTTGGGGCAGAGAGTTCGGAAGTGGAATTGTGGAGACCTTGAAGTAGATCCAAGCTGACAGGCACTGCCCTAGAGTTCGAGAGTGCCAAGGTCATAGAGCCATTGCCTAATTGAGGACTGGAAGAGCTCCTCCAAAGTAGGCAAACTTGGCTGAGAGGCAACTTGGAATTTGGTTAATGTCTAAGTTAAGAGAGGTCAAAATAATTGGATGAGTAAGCAGAGAAAAGCAGATCTGGGGTGGGAGTCAGGGTATCTCAAGACTTTccgctcttcctcttcctgtaagCGGCCTCAGGTGATCTGTGAAAATGGTCCGCTACTCTCTTGACCCAGAAAACCCCACAAAGTCATGCAAATCAAGAGGTTCAAATCTTCGCGTTCACTTTAAGAACACCCGTGAAACTGCACAGGCCATCAAGGGTATGCATATCCGAAAAGCTACCAAGTACCTGAAGGATGTCACTTTAAAGAAGCAATGTGTGCCATTCCGGCGTTACAATGGTGGAGTTGGTAGGTGTGCCCAGGCCAAACAATGGGGCTGGACACAGGGACGGTGGCCCAAAAAGAGTGCTGAATTTTTGCTGCATATGCTTAAAAATGCAGAGAGTAATGCTGAACTTAAGGGTTTAGACGTAGATTCTCTGGTCATTGAACATATCCAGGTGAACAAAGCACCCAAGATGCGCCACCGTACTTACAGAGCTCATGGTCGGATTAACCCATACATGAGTTCCCCCTGCCACATTGAGATGATCCTCACTGAAAAGGAACAGATTGTTCCTAAACCAGAAGAGGAGGTTGCACAGAAGAAAAAGATATCccagaagaaactaaagaaacaaaaacttatggCACGGGAATAAATtcagcataaaataaatgcaaaaaaaaaaaaaaaaagactttcccATGGGGCTCTAGGAGAGAAGGATTCAGAAGGGTAGGGCAATGGAAGAGGAGAGCTGAGAACAGCAGTCTTTCTGGAAGCCTATCAGGCATCATGCTGCAGTGGAAGGAGCACTGGATTAGGAATCCAAAGTTGGGGGTTTTAGTTCTGTCT contains these protein-coding regions:
- the LOC124971888 gene encoding 60S ribosomal protein L17-like gives rise to the protein MVRYSLDPENPTKSCKSRGSNLRVHFKNTRETAQAIKGMHIRKATKYLKDVTLKKQCVPFRRYNGGVGRCAQAKQWGWTQGRWPKKSAEFLLHMLKNAESNAELKGLDVDSLVIEHIQVNKAPKMRHRTYRAHGRINPYMSSPCHIEMILTEKEQIVPKPEEEVAQKKKISQKKLKKQKLMARE